From the bacterium genome, the window GCTGTTGCCGCCCCCTACGCTACCCGGATCTTCCCGGAAAAGGCGTGGAGGACGCTGGTACCCCTTTATTGCTGCATACTGGCGGTATGGTGCTTCTGGAAGGCGGTCCCGGAGGCAATGACACGGCTGTTTTATTGATCCCCCGGAGCAGCGGGGTCGGGGTGGGTCTAGAATAGTCTATTTCCTAATTCTCCCTCTCCCCATCGTGGGAGAGGGTCGGGGTGAGGGGGCAAGTTCACCCCCACCTCGGTCCTCCCCCCTCAAGGGGGAGGAAGGGTGAGGTGAAAAACGATTATTTTAGCCCCGCCTCGCGAAGCAGCTTGAAGAAACTTTTCGCGAGGTAATAAATAGTGCCTGAAAAATATCAATTCAATCGCATGGAGTTTTCAGGCTCGCTGGGAGACCTCGGGACTCTGCTTCCGATGGCCATGGGGATGATCCTTATAAACGGCCTGGACCCTGCAGGTTCGTTCCTTGTCATCGGTTGTTTTTACGTATTTTCCGGGATCTACTTTGGCGTAACGGTACCGGTCCAGCCCATGAAGGTCATCGGGGCGTATGCCATCGCGACCAATATGACCGCGGCCCAGATATCGGCTTCCGGGTTCCTGGTCGGTTTCTTCCTCCTGATCATCGGTGTGACAAACGCTATTTCCATCGCGGGAAAATACATACCGAAACCGGTGATCAAAGGTGTCCAGTTGTCTACGGGTGTTCTTTTGATGGCAGAAGGCGTCAGGTTCATAACCGGCGGCTCAAAGTTCCAGATACTGCACCAGGCCGCCGAACCATTCATGAAAGTTCAGAGCCTGGGCCCTGTACCCATCGGGATCCTCATCGGTGTAACAGGAGGCTTCCTGACGCTGCTGTTCCTGGAAAACAGGACATTTCCCGCGGGGCTTGTGATTGTAGCTGCCGGCGTTTCACTTGGAGTGGTTCTCGGTACACACCAGGGTCTCGACGGTGCGATCCACGACCTTTTTTCCGGGCTGAACTTCCCGTCGATCCTTCCCTTTGGATTCCCGAAGGAGGCTGACTTCACGTTTGTGCTCCTTGCCCTGGTGCTTCCTCAGATACCCATGACCGTCGGGAACGCGGTTGTTGCCTATGTCGACCTGTCTCACGAGTATTTCCAGGAAG encodes:
- a CDS encoding putative sulfate/molybdate transporter, which codes for MPEKYQFNRMEFSGSLGDLGTLLPMAMGMILINGLDPAGSFLVIGCFYVFSGIYFGVTVPVQPMKVIGAYAIATNMTAAQISASGFLVGFFLLIIGVTNAISIAGKYIPKPVIKGVQLSTGVLLMAEGVRFITGGSKFQILHQAAEPFMKVQSLGPVPIGILIGVTGGFLTLLFLENRTFPAGLVIVAAGVSLGVVLGTHQGLDGAIHDLFSGLNFPSILPFGFPKEADFTFVLLALVLPQIPMTVGNAVVAYVDLSHEYFQEDSRKVTLRSSCISMAVANFAGFFLGAMPLCHGAGGLAAHYRFGARTAGSNLIIGTIFIVLAVFFGPHVLSILYLVPISILGILLFFAGSQLSLEIIDMKNRKDLFVSLVILGVTLASNLAVGFILGIGIAYALKSDRLKI